From the Vibrio tubiashii ATCC 19109 genome, the window GCAAGCGAGCGGCTTTTACGCTGAACATGAAGGCAAGCCATTCTTTGAAGATTTGAAAGCCTTTATGACTTCAGGTCCAATTATGGTTCAAGTACTGGAAGGTGAGAACGCAATTGCTCGCTACCGCGAATTAATGGGTAAAACTAACCCTGAGGAAGCGGCTTGCGGCACTATTCGCGCTGATTACGCATTAAGCATGCGTCATAACTCTGTTCACGGCTCT encodes:
- the ndk gene encoding nucleoside-diphosphate kinase, whose amino-acid sequence is MTLERTFSIVKPDAVERNLIGEIYHRIEKAGLQVIAAKMVRLTEEQASGFYAEHEGKPFFEDLKAFMTSGPIMVQVLEGENAIARYRELMGKTNPEEAACGTIRADYALSMRHNSVHGSDSPESAAREIEFFFPESEICPR